The Bacteroidales bacterium genome contains the following window.
TTTGAGTTTTTTAATGGAATAAGTGAAAGGAAAAATGTGAAACAAATAAAATAAAAACTGCATCCTGACGGGCATTTTGGAGGTTATTTTTCTTAAGTGAACAAAAAAGTTATGAAAAAAATCTTTAACGGGATGGTAAAGCCATAAGCATATTTTTCCTTGCGGTTTGAGAACAGTTTCAATATTACAAAAGGAAAGTTCGGTATTGGTAGTGTGATGGATAACGCCTCCACTCAAAAGAAGGTCGAAGGTATTGTTTTCAAAAGGCAGGTACTGCAGGTCGGCCTGCAACAGCCATACATTTTCGCGGAAATTGAATTTGTAAGCGTTTTCTATGCTTTTGCCCAGATCAATACCTACAACGGTATCAGGATATTTGGCTATGGCGTTGGCATTCAGCCCGTGACCGCAGCCCACGTCAATGATAAGTTTATTTTTCAGGGTATCGGCATTTTCAAGTGATTCACTGAAAAAAAGATTTTCAAGGCTGGCAGCGTCATCATGCCATACTTTATCCTGCTTTTCATAATTGAGCAGGCTCCATTCAAAGGCAAAACTTTTCTTTGTTTTTCGGTTTTTCATGATGCAGTGATTTACTAGTCCTGCATGTTTTTTCATTATTTCAGCCTTAACGGCCCAAAAATCTTCCATGTGTTCTTTAAACCATGTTTCGTAATCATCAAATGCTTCTATCAGCATGCGGGGAATTCCGTCAATAACGGGAAAAACCAAGCCGGTTTCTGAATATAGTATGCCGTCTTTAATTTCTTTAACTGCCTTATTCTGATATGTTTTTTCAAACCCGGAAATCAGCTGAAACTTCATACGGGTTTTTGATAATGGGCATCGTAGTATTTCAAGCAAGGAGTAGTTCATCTGATGATTTTAATAAGAAGTTTGCAAATATTAACCAAAAGAAATAGGCTTACTGAGTAAAACTTCCACTAAAGGTTTCTATAAACTTTTGATACGTCAATTTTTCATGGGCATCTTCTCCAAAAAAATGCAATATGGGTTCAAGGTCTTTTGCAGATTTATAACCCATGATGGTGTTTAAAATTTCGAGTTTTTCGTCTAATATCACAAAAGAAGGATACGACATACGTCCTTGTAAAAGAGCCGCAGCCAGCTGATGACTCGAACGGGAAGCATTGGGATTTGGATTTACATAAGTGTTGCCATTGAAAACAACAGTGTCTTTGCGTTCAGCATTTAATTTTACAGGGTAAAAATGTTCTTTCATATAATTTTTTATAATCTCATCAGAAAAAGTGCTGGCATCCATCTTTTTACACCAGCCGCACCAGTCGGTATAAATATCAATAAATAATTTCTTAGGATGTTTTTTATTAAGTTTTATGGCTTCTTCAAAGGTGTACCATTTAAATACCTGTGTTTTATTTTTTTGTGCAAAACCAAAGCTTATAACAAATAAAATAGCTAAGGATGTCAGGAGTATCTTTTTCATATTTTTTATTTAAGTGATAAAAGACGCATCAAATTTTAAACCAAGATTAGATTTTATTTATAATTAGGAAATAGTCGTTGGTCATTTGGAATTTGGTACTTGGGTTTTGAGATTTGACATATTCTATTCCGTGCAAAGATAACGTGAAATTTTTTCAAAATTGTTTTCGTTGATAAGGGCAGAGCTTTTTATGTCATCCAATTTCTTGTACTTACCATGCTGTGTTCGGTAATTTACAAGCGAAAGGGCAATATTGTAGCCTATGTAGGGATGGTCTTTTAAATCATTGAAACTTGCTGTATTTACATTTACTTTTCGTATGGGTTTTTTCCCTAATTCAAGATATGGCTCAATAGTATTGAATTTTGTGCTGTCCATTTTGGGTATTTCAAGCAGTTGTAACAAAGAGTAATATCCTCCCAGCTTATCTCTGTATTTGATAATTTTTTCTGCAAAATAATTTCCAATGCCTTTAATTTTAATCAGGTCTTCAGCTTTGGTCGTATTGATATCCACTGTAGACTCAGGTTTACACTCAGGAACATAGTATTTTTTGTTTTCAGACTCGCTTTTTATTTCAATAAAAGGCTCAAGAACAATGTATTCTTTTTCAGAAATGGTGTACATCTTTTTGAGGTCTTCTTTTTTTCGGAATTTTCCTCCTTTTTCTCTGAATTTTATTATGGATTTTGCTTGTCCGGGATTCAGCCCCATTTTAATCCACCCCTCATAGTTGAGGGTATTTGGGTCAAAAATGAAAGGGGAGAGTTTTTGCTCGACAGCCGAGCGGTCGGAGTCATAAATATTGAAGCTTTCCTTTTGACGATATGTTTTGGGTTTATTTGATATTAGTTCCTGTGTTTCAAGGTATTTGTTTATTTCTTTTTCAAACTGTGAATAGTCGTAATTTTTTTGTTTGATAAAATGAGGAAGCAGGATATTGGCAACAATTATTATCACAATAAGCACACTCAGCACCAGTATTCCCCTGCGCTCGCTTTTGTTAAAAGTCAGAAAGTCTTTTATTTGTTTTTTGATTTTCAAGAGATTAAAATATGGCGTGAATTTAATTCAATAATTTGTATTCAAAAAAAAATATCAAATTTTATTTTTAAATTTAAAAAATATGTATTTTAGTGTTGATTATTCATAAAATGTTCTTTGAGTTTTAAGATAAAGCGTTAGCTTTTATTCTTGATTCTGAAACTTAGGAAATTTCAAATCATACCAGGAATAATAAGTGACCGCGCCGATAGGCGTGGACTAACTTATTTGGTATGAAGGTTTCCTAAGACCTCAGAATCGGATAGGTATAGTTTCCACGCTTTTTTTATGTCCATTTTTACTGACTATTGAACTGCCACAATAAAAGCACTTTTTTGATTCATAACCTTTGAATTGATTTAAATACTACAATAATAAGACTTATAGAAGTTTTTATCCTGAAAAATGTCCATTAAGCCAAAAAAAATAATACCTTCCATTTAATAAACAGCAAAAATAGTTGATATTAAACAACTTACATGTTTTTACCGTATTTTTTTAAGGAAACTCCAGTAATTTATCAGTCGGGTAAAAATGTTTTAAGGTCTGTGGGTCTGGTGTCTTATTTCATAGTTAAATATCCTGGCTGCATTTACAGAATGATTTCTCGACCCGAGATACAAGGGGATGGTGCAGCCTATCATCACCACGCCGCCTGCAGCATAATACCACTGGAATTCGCCATCGGCAAGCCATTTTATGCCCGAATATCCTATCAATACCGTGCCGACAAGAGTGAGGATCAGGGCGGGGTTGTTATTTTTCTGGGCCTGTTTTATTTCATCAAAGGCATCGGCATAGGGCTTGCAAAGTTCTTCGAGTTTCATCAGCGAGAGATTTTTTCCCTGATAGTTGAAATCTGCACTCAGCATCCGCCTGTCGATGGTTATAGTATCAATAGTAAAGTTTTGCGCTGCCAGCAAATTTGCAGCAAGGAAAAACAGTAAGAAAAGAATATTTTTTTTCATACAGAAGAAATATGTCATAAAGGTAATTTTTAATTATGAAATGAAAGTTTGTTTTTTTGCAAAAAAAAGTTTCATCATGCACCTACGAAACGAAAAAATAAAGTTAATTATTTTTGTTGAAATAATTTTATGATGAACGGAGATATTTCAGTTTATGAAACGCTTCAAAGGTTAAATATTTCTTGTCCCAATATTTCAAGCAATGAAAGGATTGAAAGCAGGGGATACCATTTTATTTAACAATAATAATATTCTCATAGAGGATGTCTTTTAGCTGCAATTTGCTTGCAAATAAGATCATTCCAAATACTTATTATAAGAAACCCATTTGGATTGCTTTGTTTTATTGAGCAAATAATAATAAGTGTTTAAAAAAATGTAATTTTGCAACTCTATTTGGAGAGATGGCAGAGCGGTCGAATGCGGCGGTCTCGAAAACCGTTGTTCGCCTTCCGGCGAACCGGGGGTTCGAATCCCCCTCTCTCCGCCAATAATATCCGTAAAATACTGTTTGTAAGTAATTTACGGATATTTGTTTTTAATATTTATCCACAGTTAGTCCATCTTGAGCAAGTATGTTCGATTTAGAATCGCCTGCCTGTTTTTATAACTCCTATTATGTTAATATTGCAACGATACTTAATTTACCAAAATAGCAAACCTGCAGCCAGGCAAAATACGTGGGTGCAAAGAGCATTTTGTCCCGGCTGCCTTAAAAAAATAAATACATTATTTAATCTGAAATGACACGGAATGCAATTTCACGCCAGCGGGGACAAACAAACTTATTCATAAAAAATGATATTGTAAATCATGCCTGAAAAAAGAAATTTATGAAAGTATACAACCCCAAATACAGGGCAGGAAATTATTTCCAGTATTCGATTTTTGTTTTGACAGGATTAATGCACATTACAGGGATCTCATAGGCGTTGAACATCATTTTTTCATCGTAAGTCCCGAATTTGAAATTCAGGGCATCAGTAGTAATCATGATCGTGATAAGGTCTGCTTTAACTTCGTGCGCATAATCCTGTACTTGTTTTGCATAACTAATCTTTTTGTCAGCCAGAACGTGGACGTATTTTATATCTTCTTTGTCAAATTCCTTTGTGATCTGTTTGATATAGTTCTGCATTATCTTTTTGTCTTCTTCGCCACTCTGGTTTAGTTGAAAAAGATGTATTTTGGATTTAAAGGTTTTTGCTATCAGTATTGTCCATCTGACTTTCTGGCGAACTTCTGCAGTGGTGCTTACGGGGAAAACGATATCTTTAAAACCCTTGTCAAGGTTGGTTTTATTATGAACAACAATTGCAGGAACAGGAACTGTGGCGATTACTTTTTTTGCAAAACTCACGCCGAATTTTTGTCTCAGCCCTACCTTGCCGTGCGTGCCGAGTATCATCAGACTGGCTTTGATTCTGACTACCGTTTTGCCTATATCGGTAAAAATATCTCCTTCTTCGGATATGGCACTAACTTCAATGCCATATTTTTTTGCCATCGTTTTTGCGATTTTGTCAAGTTTTTCCGAGACTTCTATAATGCCCTGTTTTTCTTTTTTCAGTTCTGCTTTTGTTTTCTTATCAATGATGTGCAACAGGGCAAGGTTAAATCCTAAAAGTTTGGCAAGCTTGGCGCCATATGTAATTGCATTATCGCATACTTCAGAGAAATCTGTAGGAACAAGAATCAATTGTTTGTTTTCCATATTAATGATTTTTCGGTTAATGATTTGAAAGCAAATTTAGATTTTTTTTAATAATTCTTCCGTTTTTTTGATATTTAATGATTTTCCGGCATTTCGGAGCTTTTGTGCAGCCTGTGAATAATACTTGTGGGTGGTAAGGTAATTAAGCTGGAAGCCCAGCCAGTCTTCTTCGGAGTATATAATTTGTCTGATTACTTCCCACTCACGCCTGAGTCGTCCAGAGATTTCCAGGTAATCGTTCCGACCAAGGTAATCAAGGTCTGCATCGCATATCATTTTTTCGAGCTCGTTTTGCGGGTGGGTAGGCATTTTAGTTGCCATTATAAGCAGGCTGATAATTTCTATTTCCTGGCTGTTGTACCCAAAACCGGGTAATGCTTCATGGACTATCCGCACCGATTCTTCTTCGTGAAAATTGTAAGAGTTGATAATTCCTATGTCATGAAAAATTGCTGCTGTTTTCAGCAGGACGAGTTCTGTGCCATTAATTTTTTCGGAGTGCCCATATTCAGAGACGGATTTAAAAACATCCAGGGCATGGTATATATTATGATAATAGTATCTCGTTCTTTCTATAGGCTCAAGTTGCTTAATGGCATATGATGTCGCTGCGTCAAGATTCATCAGTTATCGAATTTTATGCAATATTAGAGATTTTTAATATATATTAAATAATTCCTGATAAACTTTTAAAAAAAGTTATAACGTTTCATAGCAAGCAATCAGTATCAATTATCGAAACAATTTTATTGTAATTTTCATCAAGATAGAGCAAATGTTTGGATTTTAATTCATTCATCATTGTTTTGAGCCCTGAAATAGTAATATTTTTATATCTGTTTTTCAATTTATGCCACATATCTTCAAAAGTACACAAACGATCGTTGGCATGCAGGAGAAATCGTAATTGTATTTTCCGGTAAAGAATAAATATCTATATTAGCACAAAAAATTGCCAGTGTCGGAGAAGGTTATTAAATGCCTGATATTATTTTTATTCCTGCCTGTGTTTTGCCTGAATGCACAGCAGAATGAAGAGGATTCCCTTGAACACCTGCTTAAACAATCCAAATCGTCCATAGATGAATTTCGTATTACAAGGGAACTTATCAATGTTTGTGCGGATCACGACGTGAAGAAAACCATAGCGCTATGCGAGCACCTGCACTTATTAGGCCTGACAAGCGGTGAAAAACCCGGAGGTGAGTTTTACGAATGGGCAGGGCTGTATTGCCTGAAGAGTTCCAAATATGAAAAATCCAAAATTTTCTTTGGAAGGGCGATTTTTCAATATATATATGAAAGAAATCCCACAAAAATCATGGAGTGCCTGGCACACATGGGATATATCATGTACATCATTGGTGATTATGGGCAGGGGATGAAGCTTAGTTATTTGAATTTAAAGATGATAGAAATAAGCGGATACAGGAAACTCCTTCCCAAGACATATAATAATCTCGGATTACTTGAGCGTTCCGTAGATAATTATGAAAGATCCATAGAATTTTTCATGCATTCAGTTGAAATTGCACCAGAATTCGGTGATACCCTATCATTAGCATCGGCGCTGAATGAGATCGGTAATAATTACATGCTGCTTAATGAGTATGATATCGCCCTGAGCTTTATGAAAAAATCCCTCTTCCTGAAACTGGAAAACCCGATCAAAAATGGGCCTGGCATTGTGTTCTCATATAATGACCTTGCGGGCTTTTTTTACAGACTTGAAGAGTATGATTCCACGATATACTACCTGAATAAGGCGTTGATCGCTGACAGCGCGAATATAGAGCCGCGTTCGCAGGCAATTATTTATTCAAATATTGGTGAATGCTATACACTCCAAGGAAAGACCAAAGAAGCCATGGAATCGTTCATGCAGGCGCTGAAGTTTTCAAAACAGGCGAACCTTAGGTCAAGTTACCAGAGCATTTATGGAGGCCTAAGCAGCGCAAATGCATCCATGGGAAATCATAAACAGGCCTACGACTATCTGAAGCTTTCATTGATATACAAAGACTCCATCTTTAACCTTGAAAATCAGAAGCAGATTAACGAGCTACGGACGATCTACGAAACTGAAAAGAAAGACAAGGAGATCCTGCTTCTGAACATGGAAACGGAAAAACAGGCAGAAAAGCAAAGGAAACAGATCATCATCATCATTTCCGTTATAGCCGGCTTACTATTGGTTAGTGCATTTGCCGTTTTTGCCTTCCGGCAAAAGGTGAGGATCAAAAAGGAAAAGAAACGCTCAGATGAACTTCTGCTGAACATTCTGCCTTCCGAGACGTCAGAAGAGCTTAAGGCAAAAGGATTTGCCGAACCCCGGCATTTTGATATGGTGACGGTGATGTTCACCGACTTCAAGGGTTTTACGGGCATTGCGGAAAAGATGAGCGCAGGGGAACTGGTAGCGGAACTGCATTACTGTTTCAAGAACTACGACGAGATCATCACAAAATATCAGATAGAAAAGATCAAGACCATCGGCGACAGTTATATGTGTGCGGGCGGCCTCCCGGTGCCGAATGTTACGAATGCAGAAGATGTCATTCGTGCTGCCCTTGACATTCAGCATTTCATGAATGAATACCGGAAACGAAGGCAGAATGAAGGTAAGCCGTTTTTTGATATAAGGATCGGGATCCATACAGGCCCCATTGTCGCGGGCATTGTCGGGATCAAGAAATTTTCATATGACATCTGGGGCGATACTGTGAACATTGCCAGCCGTATGGAAAGTAGCGGCGAAGCGGGGAAGATCAATATCAGCGTTGCGACTTATGAGTTGGTGAAAGAGAAATTCATCTGTGAATACAGGGGCGAGATTGACGCAAAAGGCAAGGGGAAGATCAAAATGTATTTCATTCTTGGCTTAATGGTTACATAATTAAGGCCGGTTTGCCGAAAAAATCCTATTTTTAGACCGGTTGCCAGTAGTTTAAAAATTAGAAAAGCGTTTATAACTTAATATTACGCTATTGTTCTGTCGTAAACATGAGATTTTTCTCTTACTTTTTTGCTTGTCCAAAAAAGTAAGCAAAAAAGGGCCTCCTTGAGAATGCTTCCTCCCGCTCTCAGAAAACATTGAAAATCTAAGCAAAGTAGTCCTGACGCAGCATAGCTGGTCAGGAAACCCCGCCTGTGGCGGGTCCTTTGCAGATTTTCAAATGTTTTCTGATTCACTCCACCGCCGGCTCGCCCGCCTGACCGTCGGGCAGGCACGTCAGGATCTGCCTGCGCACCAAATATCGGCTAACCTATCCCGAAGAAAATTGAATTGTTTTGTAGAAACAAAGTGCGCTGGCAAGAAAATATTTCGGTGTCAGGGAGTGGCCAGTGCGAAGCCTGCCGGCAAGGCAGGGCTCGATATATACTTTCTTGAATTTTTTGGTACTTTTTGTTTCAAGACAAAAAGAACAATAAAAAAACAAATTGTTAATTATTTGATTATACGGGTTTTAAATCGAGTTATATAGATCATTCTAATGCAGACAATATGCCCGGTGAACGATCGCGTCATGTACTCATCATCCCGACCATTGCGCTGGCCATTTTCATGACCAACCTGGATACCAGCATCGTCAATATTGCGCTTCCCACTCTTGCAAAGACGTTCAATGCCGATACTGATTCCCTGTCGCACGTGATCCTCTTCTCTCCGCCAATCAAAAAGCGGTTTGTTTTGCAAACCGCTTTTTGATTGAAACTACCCCTCTGCGGATAATGAGTTCGCCAGTGGGCGAACGAAAAATCACTATTACTATCACTTTTAGTTACATCACGGATGTAATTTTTGGGATATTTAAGTGAAAAATATTTCTAAATTTGCTTATTTAAAATATTTTAAATAAAAGTTGTTAAAAACAAGAAAATAATTGATTTTCAGATATTTAAAAATATAAAATTATATAGCTTTAAGGACTTTGAAATATTTTAAATAGTCCTTATTCTGAATTTTTACTAAATAAAAACCATTTGGGAAGTTCGAAATATTGATTAATATATTATCATCGGATAATTTATATTCTTTTGAGTGCATAATACTTCCTTCAATAGTAATCAAATCAATTTTAATATTTTTAAAAGCACTATTGGGTATATTGATGTATAAGAACTCAGATGCAGGATTGGGATGAACAAAAAAATCTTCAGTAGAATGATTGCAATTTATCCGGGTTGAAAAATCGTATTTTACATCAAGGAATGCCTGTACAGAAGAATCATTGGAATTATAAAATTCAAAGTAGTTATCATTATCGGCATAAGCATATTTAATTTTAAATTGGGTGAATCCGTCATTATTAATAAAAGGTAATAATGATACGGGAATATCGATCCTCATCCAGCAACCATTTTCAGCAACAGTACCGTATGTGCATGAAGCCGATGATATATCTCCGCTGCTTGAAAAATCATCGTTTTCTACCTGTAGGCTTGCTCCAAAGAATCCGGATTTAATTTCAAGTGTGAGTTCCTGATTGATAAGATTTGTTCCTGAAAGATTTTGACGTTTCAGGAAAATGCTGGCATTTTTTATATTAAATGACTGATTTAGTTCAGATGTGTTAAAAGTAATTATTCCATGCACATCATCGTTTCCAGTTTTGCCTGTTTTAATCATATCAGAACCATAATTAAAAGCAGAAACAAAACCGTTAAGGGCAGTATCATTGGCTAATATTGTTGTGTCAGGCGAGCGCAGGGACTTCCAAAAATATCTTTCAATGTGCCTGCGAATAAAGTATTCAAAGGATTCATCACTCAAGTGGAAAGAATCCGTTCCGCTGAGTGCCATGGCCGCCCTGGGGCTTGGATAATTCATGTCTCCTCCGGGAAGAGGAACACTATGTTCAGGGTATGTGATGTAGGGAGGTATGAGCAGGGGTGAAGTCTGCCCATAAGTCCATTGCATCAATCCGTTATTGTTCACAAAAAATACATTATTCCACACAGCAGAAGAGTCGGAGAAACGCTGTGACAACATAGACAACATGGTGTTTATTTCCAGAGCATTTGGTTGCCCCATATCTGTCCATTGGTCGTAATAGGGGTGAAGTGATGAAAAAGCAGCGGTTTCGACAAAGTTGGGATAATCGTATCCTGAAAGAACAAATGTTAATCCGGGCTTAATAGCGCTTATGGTATCAATATCTCTTTTTAGACTATTCATCAATACATCGAGTAAAGAGTCAACCTGAGTTGTTGACATATTTTTGTTCCATTCTCCCAGTAAATCATTACCGCCAAGACTGATATGACAATATTCAATACCCGGGTTGGCACTGAGAAAAGCAATGATGCCTTGTTTTCTTGATGGCTCAGAAAAATAGCTTTCTGCTCTTGCGCCTGCTATGCTGATATCAAATGCACTGTTTGCCCTTACGTCCGTCATTCCATAGCGGTCTAATCCTTCATTGTAAGAGTTAAAAGTCCAACTGAATAAAGCCCAACTGTCGCCTACAACCATTATTTTTGTTTCGGGGGTATTGCATTGTGCAAAACAATTGCTGATAAATAGAAAAATAGGAATTATAAAAGAAAAGTATTTCATGAAATTGGGAATGATTTTGCCACAAAATTATAAAAAAACCGATTCATTAATGAACCGGTTTTCGAGCGGAAAACGGGATTCGAACCCGCGACCCTCAGCTTGGGAAGCTGATGCTCTACCAACTGAGCTACTTCCGCATAGCTTTGCAAAAATAAATAAAATACTGGATAATTTTCTTGGTAAATGTAAAAAAACTATCCGACTTTGATACTTTTGCGGAAGATATCATGAAAATACCTTCACATAAAGAAATATGGATGCTCACGTATCCTATAATTCTTAGCTTGTTCGCAGAGAATGTAATAAACATTACAGATACTATATTCCTTGCCCGGGTGGGCGAAGCAGAACTGGGAGCATCAGCTATAGGAGGTACATTTTATGTGATATTGTTTATAATCGGCCTTGCATTCAGCATTGGCACACAGATTATAATTTCGAGAAGGCTGGGCGAGAACAAACCTGAGCAGGCAGGAAGTGTTTTTGAACTTAGCCTGTTTTTTCTTGTGTTTGCCGCGGCTTTGATATTTGCCTTAATATATATATTCTCTCCTGTTATATTTCGATGGATTATTTCTTCTGAAGATATTTATGAAAAAACACTTTTATATATCAATTATCGAATTTTCGGTATCTTTTTCACTTATATAGCTTGTGTGTTCAGGGCATTTTATACCGGGATATTCAAAACAAAATACCTTGCCGTGAACTCTGTTGTTTTGGCAGGTGTCAATGTAGTTTTTGCTTACCTGCTGATATTCGGGAAATTTGGTTTCCCCGAAATGGGTATTGCTGGTGCTGGCCTTGCAACGGTAATTGCTGAATTTGTGGCAGTGTCGTATTTTGTTTTTATTACTTTCAGAGTAGTTGACCGTAAAAAGTACAGGCTCTTTAAGCGTAAAACCTACGATCTGAGAGTTATTAAAAATATTCTTGATGTTTCAGGATTTATCATATTGCAACACCTGATATCTTTGATGGCATGGTTCAGTTTTTTTGTGGTGATAGAACACAGGGGGCAACATGAGCTTGCCATAACAAATATTGTACGAAGTGTTTATGTCTTCCTTATGATTCCGGGTTGGGCTTTTGGCTCGGCATGCAATACCCTGGTGAGCAATATTATTGGACAGGGAAATCCCGGAGGGGTTTTGCAACTGATAAGGAAAATAACTTTCCTCTGTTTTGTTGCAATCATAGCACTTGTGATACCCGCTCAAATTTTTCATGATACCATATTATCATGGTTTACAGCCGATAAGGCTCTTATAAATGAAAGTCTTAATTCATACTATATGGTTATGCTTGCGCTTGTAATTTTTTCACTGACAATGAACTACTACAATGGCCTGATAGGCACTGGCAGGACACGTGCCGCTATGTACATCGAATTGTTGGGAGTTGTATTTTATTTAGTAACATTATATTTAATAGTCAACCGGTTTTCATTACCTCTTGAGTTTGCCTGGAGCTGCGAAATTGTTTATTTTACGGCAATGTTTCTATTTTCTTATATTTATCTTAAAAAAGGAAGCTGGAAACTTCGGCCAATATGACATTATTCGCTCATAGATTTTTTAGTGTATATTTGTAAAAAAAACGAAATGGGAAAGAGGAATTTTTTTACCGGATTTTCTATTTATGCAATGTGTATATTGTTATTTTTCTGTTTAGATTCTAATGGTGTTTTTGCACAAAGAACAAATGTTGATGCCGCTTATCTCATCAGTGACGGAAGGGTAGGCAATGTGGAGATAAATATGGATGCCGGAATGCTTAAAAAATATTTTACCGAAAACCAGGTGGAGGAAAAAAAAGTAAATGGAAAAAATTACAGCATTATCAAAGTGAATGACGATAATAAAAAAACCTTAATGGAAATGGAAACCCTTTGTGCAGATATTTGCATGATTTCCAGAATATTGGTTTATTCTTCATTATATAAAACTGCCGAAGGTGTCTGTGTCGGGAAAAGTTTTTCTGATATTAAAAAGAGTTATTCTATGAAAGGTATTTATGGCGATGATAACAATACGTACCTGGTTTATGTAAAAGAGTTTAAAGATGCCGCTTTTGTGCTGAAAGGCACGGATGCTTCTGTGAAGACAGGCAAGCCATATGAATCTTTTGAAATTAAAGATACCGAACCTATAAGCAGTATTATTATTTTCTGAAAATCATTACATTTTTTATGCGTTCTCCGGTAAAAATATTTATCGTTTTAATAATATTCGCTTGTAGTATATTAGCATTTACTAAAATTACTGCCGACCAGACACATGATTACACATGCGGAGAGGACGATTCAACAATGACATTGCTGTTTATAGGTGACATTATGCAGCACCAGTCTCAGATTGATGCCGCATGGAACGATACGTTGCAGGCATACATATACG
Protein-coding sequences here:
- a CDS encoding MATE family efflux transporter, whose amino-acid sequence is MVNVKKLSDFDTFAEDIMKIPSHKEIWMLTYPIILSLFAENVINITDTIFLARVGEAELGASAIGGTFYVILFIIGLAFSIGTQIIISRRLGENKPEQAGSVFELSLFFLVFAAALIFALIYIFSPVIFRWIISSEDIYEKTLLYINYRIFGIFFTYIACVFRAFYTGIFKTKYLAVNSVVLAGVNVVFAYLLIFGKFGFPEMGIAGAGLATVIAEFVAVSYFVFITFRVVDRKKYRLFKRKTYDLRVIKNILDVSGFIILQHLISLMAWFSFFVVIEHRGQHELAITNIVRSVYVFLMIPGWAFGSACNTLVSNIIGQGNPGGVLQLIRKITFLCFVAIIALVIPAQIFHDTILSWFTADKALINESLNSYYMVMLALVIFSLTMNYYNGLIGTGRTRAAMYIELLGVVFYLVTLYLIVNRFSLPLEFAWSCEIVYFTAMFLFSYIYLKKGSWKLRPI